The Streptomyces sp. NBC_01381 genomic interval GCGCGCCGAACGTAGTTCCGGTTCTTGACGCCGGTCAAAAGATGTGGCGGGCACGTGTGAGCGAGGTGAACGAGGTGCGGGCGCCCGGCCGTTGCGGGCCCCGCTCAGGACGTGACGGCCGTCAGGAGCACCGCGGCGTCCGTGACCGCGGTCAGGCCGTGGCGTTCCGGCGGGATCGGGAGGAGCTGCCCCGCGACGAGCGTGACGTCCCCGGCGGCGGCCGTCAGCCGCACCGTGCCGCGCAGCACCTGCAGGGTCGCGGCGACGGGCCTGCTGTGCTCGTCGAGGGCATTGCCCGCCGTCAGGGCGATCACGCTCTGCCGCAGCGGAGGCTCGCTCAGCAGCAGATGTGCGCTGCGCCCGTGCGCGGAGCCCTCGGCCCGCGCCAGGTGCTCGTCGGCAAGGAGTTGCAGGTCGTACGTCGTGGTCATGCGCCCCAGCCTGTCGCGCGGGCCGTGGCCCCGCGATCCACCGGGTCCGAACGGGTCGCGAACGGACATCAGGAGCCGTGCCGCGCCCCGATCCGCAGCTGCAGCCAGCAGGCAAGCCGGTCGTCGGGGGTGTCGAGGTCGAGGCCGAAGACTTCCCGTACGCGCCGCAGCCGGTACTTGAGGGTGTTCGGGTGGATGTTGAGCCGGCGCGCCGCATCGCCGACGTTCCCGACCGCGTCCAGCCAGGCCGTCACCGAGGCGGCGTACCGCGTGTGATGGGTGCGGTCGTGGTCGAGCAGCGCCTCGACGCCGGGGTGGCGCAGCCGCGGCCGGTGGTCCAGT includes:
- a CDS encoding cupin, encoding MTTTYDLQLLADEHLARAEGSAHGRSAHLLLSEPPLRQSVIALTAGNALDEHSRPVAATLQVLRGTVRLTAAAGDVTLVAGQLLPIPPERHGLTAVTDAAVLLTAVTS